Proteins from a single region of Ornithinimicrobium humiphilum:
- the cysS gene encoding cysteine--tRNA ligase, with protein sequence MSLHLFDTASRTLRPFEPLEPGRVGMYICGLTTQGSPHIGHVRFAVAFDVLRRWLERGHGYDVTLVRNVTDIDDKILAKSAEAGRPWWAWSYLHERETAHALDLLGVLPPTYEPRATGHITEQLELIEILLEKGHAYVAEDGSGDVYFDVRSWPAYGELTRQKLEDMEPAGDADPRGKRDPRDFALWKGHKPGEPETASWPTPYGRGRPGWHLECSAMARKYLGDAFDIHGGGVDLRFPHHENEQAQSRAAGLDFANFWLHNAWVTVKGAKMGKSLGNALAVTELTRTVRPLVLRYYLGAAHYRSTVEYGEGSLEEALAAVERIEGFLSRALEVVGEPADALLEASRALSVDEAFPAAFREALDDDVNVPGALAVVFGAVREGNKALEAAPDAGDREGTRRTVLQLVAMLDVLGVNPLDPRWGGSAGATDNRTSTVLAALVQERLDARARARADKDFATADAIRDQLTALGVVIEDTPSGARWALR encoded by the coding sequence GTGAGCCTGCACCTGTTCGACACCGCCTCCCGGACCCTGCGGCCCTTCGAGCCGCTCGAGCCCGGAAGGGTCGGCATGTACATCTGCGGGCTCACCACGCAGGGCAGCCCGCACATCGGGCACGTCCGCTTCGCGGTTGCCTTCGACGTGCTGCGGCGGTGGCTGGAGCGCGGGCACGGCTACGACGTCACGCTGGTCCGCAACGTCACCGACATCGACGACAAGATCCTCGCCAAGTCGGCCGAGGCCGGGCGGCCGTGGTGGGCGTGGTCCTACCTGCACGAGCGCGAGACCGCCCACGCCCTCGACCTGCTGGGCGTGCTGCCGCCGACCTACGAGCCGCGCGCGACCGGCCACATCACCGAGCAGCTCGAGCTCATCGAGATCCTTCTCGAGAAGGGCCACGCCTACGTCGCCGAGGACGGCTCCGGCGACGTCTACTTCGACGTGCGCTCCTGGCCGGCCTACGGCGAGCTGACCCGCCAGAAGCTCGAGGACATGGAGCCGGCCGGCGACGCCGACCCGCGCGGCAAGCGCGACCCCCGCGACTTCGCGCTGTGGAAGGGGCACAAGCCCGGCGAGCCCGAGACCGCCTCGTGGCCCACGCCCTACGGCCGTGGCCGCCCCGGCTGGCACCTGGAGTGCTCGGCGATGGCGCGCAAGTATCTCGGCGACGCCTTCGACATCCACGGCGGTGGCGTCGACCTGCGCTTCCCGCACCACGAGAACGAGCAGGCCCAGTCGCGTGCTGCCGGTCTCGACTTCGCCAACTTCTGGCTGCACAACGCCTGGGTGACGGTCAAGGGCGCCAAGATGGGCAAGTCGCTCGGCAACGCGCTCGCGGTCACCGAGCTCACCCGCACGGTGCGCCCGCTGGTGCTGCGCTACTACCTCGGCGCCGCCCACTACCGCTCGACCGTCGAGTACGGCGAGGGTTCGCTCGAGGAGGCGCTCGCCGCGGTGGAGCGCATCGAGGGCTTCCTCTCCCGCGCCCTGGAGGTCGTTGGCGAGCCCGCCGACGCGCTGCTCGAGGCGTCCCGCGCGCTGTCCGTCGACGAGGCCTTCCCGGCCGCCTTCCGCGAGGCGCTGGACGACGACGTCAACGTGCCCGGCGCGCTGGCGGTCGTCTTCGGCGCGGTCCGCGAGGGCAACAAGGCGCTCGAGGCGGCGCCCGACGCGGGCGACCGCGAGGGGACGCGCCGCACGGTGCTGCAGCTCGTCGCGATGCTCGACGTGCTCGGGGTCAACCCGCTCGACCCGCGGTGGGGCGGCAGCGCCGGCGCGACCGACAACCGCACCAGCACGGTGCTCGCGGCCCTGGTGCAGGAGCGTCTCGACGCCCGCGCCCGGGCCCGGGCCGACAAGGACTTCGCGACGGCCGACGCCATCCGCGACCAGCTGACGGCGCTCGGCGTCGTCATCGAGGACACCCCGTCCGGCGCCCGGTGGGCGCTGCGATGA
- the yidC gene encoding membrane protein insertase YidC, with translation MPPGRVDLPTQPAAYPRLPRMPARQGPIAVFAFLDPLLLPLHDLLDAFSPVIPAGIAVVLLTLLLRLALHPLNRRAAHQAVRRRDLEPRLAELRAQHADDPQAMQRAILMLHREEGVPLAPGCLSVLVQLPVFGLVYRLFNAPEIDGLHNRLLDHTFLGTPLSQHLVGAAAGDRWVFLVLVGLTVAVAAFSAWQVRRHMAEDREVAKRLQASRPSSAKVSAQQQAVAESMEQVTKVLPMMSFFTVLAVASLPLAAGLYLVTSTSWGLLERASLRRIRHRTPEAA, from the coding sequence GTGCCGCCCGGCCGGGTCGACCTGCCGACCCAGCCCGCCGCATACCCGCGCCTGCCGCGGATGCCCGCACGCCAAGGACCGATCGCCGTGTTCGCCTTCCTCGACCCTCTGCTCCTGCCCCTCCACGACCTCCTCGACGCGTTCTCACCGGTCATCCCGGCCGGGATCGCCGTCGTCCTCCTCACCCTCCTGCTGCGGCTCGCGCTCCACCCCCTCAACCGCCGGGCCGCGCACCAGGCGGTGCGGCGCCGGGACCTCGAGCCGCGACTGGCCGAGCTGCGCGCCCAGCACGCCGACGACCCGCAGGCCATGCAGCGGGCGATCCTCATGCTGCACCGCGAGGAGGGCGTGCCGCTCGCGCCCGGCTGCCTGTCGGTCCTCGTGCAGCTGCCGGTCTTCGGGCTCGTCTACCGGCTGTTCAACGCCCCCGAGATCGACGGCCTGCACAACCGGCTGCTCGACCACACCTTCCTCGGCACGCCGCTCTCGCAGCACCTCGTCGGAGCCGCCGCGGGCGATCGCTGGGTGTTCCTCGTCCTCGTCGGCCTGACCGTGGCGGTCGCCGCCTTCTCGGCCTGGCAGGTGCGCCGGCACATGGCCGAGGACCGCGAGGTGGCCAAGCGGCTGCAGGCCTCCCGGCCCTCGTCCGCCAAGGTCTCGGCCCAGCAGCAGGCGGTGGCCGAGAGCATGGAGCAGGTCACCAAGGTGCTGCCGATGATGTCGTTCTTCACCGTGCTCGCGGTCGCCTCGCTGCCGCTGGCGGCCGGTCTCTACCTCGTCACCAGCACCAGCTGGGGGCTCCTCGAGCGGGCCAGCCTGCGCCGCATCCGGCACCGCACCCCGGAGGCCGCCTGA
- a CDS encoding GOLPH3/VPS74 family protein: protein MLIAEELLLVGTAPDGRNLLGTQRQIVVAGALLTELVLRERLDVDDRSRLRMVAGGTIGEPLLDDALVRFGERQGKKPKDVLGSIGRKVEKPVFESLVRRELVRPEPVRALGMTWMTRWPVLEGGPRDTIVADLLRVVCRMEEPNSRTGALVSLLQAVDALPRVLPKEMRPGVPNRDVRRRGKEITKGRWASEAVVKAVQEATAATMAAVGAATAASSSS, encoded by the coding sequence ATGCTCATCGCCGAAGAACTGCTCCTGGTCGGCACCGCCCCCGACGGCCGCAACCTGCTCGGCACGCAGCGGCAGATCGTCGTCGCCGGCGCCCTGCTCACCGAGCTCGTGCTCCGGGAGCGCCTCGACGTCGACGACCGGTCCCGCCTGCGGATGGTGGCCGGCGGGACGATCGGGGAGCCGTTGCTCGACGACGCCCTGGTGCGCTTCGGCGAGCGTCAGGGGAAGAAGCCCAAGGACGTCCTCGGGTCGATAGGCCGGAAGGTCGAGAAGCCGGTCTTCGAAAGCCTGGTGCGCCGCGAGCTCGTCCGGCCGGAGCCGGTGCGCGCCCTGGGGATGACGTGGATGACGCGCTGGCCGGTGCTCGAGGGCGGGCCGCGCGACACGATCGTGGCCGACCTGCTCCGGGTGGTGTGCCGGATGGAGGAGCCGAACTCCCGCACGGGCGCCCTGGTCTCGCTGCTCCAGGCCGTCGACGCGCTGCCCCGGGTGCTGCCCAAGGAGATGCGCCCGGGCGTGCCCAACCGCGACGTCCGGCGCCGCGGCAAGGAGATCACCAAGGGCCGCTGGGCCAGCGAGGCGGTCGTCAAGGCCGTCCAGGAGGCGACCGCGGCGACGATGGCGGCCGTCGGGGCCGCCACGGCGGCGAGCTCGTCGAGCTGA
- a CDS encoding MBL fold metallo-hydrolase: protein MSARIDHAVTTGTFSLDGGTWEVDNNVWVVGDDSECVVIDAPHDPDAILEVVGDRTVTALVLTHGHDDHVDAALEVARRTGAPTYLHPEDRMLWDRVHEEAPTGELSDGMEISVAGVTLRVLHTPGHTPGACSLYSPELGTVFSGDTLFEGGPGATGRSFSDFPTIIASITDKLLTLPEETVVRTGHGGSTTIGTEKPHRQEWIDRGH from the coding sequence ATGAGCGCGCGGATCGACCACGCGGTCACGACCGGCACCTTCAGCCTCGACGGCGGCACCTGGGAGGTCGACAACAACGTCTGGGTCGTCGGCGACGACAGCGAGTGCGTCGTCATCGACGCCCCGCACGACCCCGACGCGATCCTGGAGGTCGTCGGTGACCGGACGGTGACCGCCCTCGTCCTCACGCACGGCCACGACGACCACGTCGACGCCGCGCTCGAGGTCGCCCGCCGCACCGGCGCCCCGACCTACCTGCACCCCGAGGACCGCATGCTCTGGGACCGCGTTCACGAGGAGGCGCCGACCGGCGAGCTCTCCGACGGTATGGAGATCTCCGTCGCCGGGGTCACGCTGCGGGTGCTGCACACGCCGGGCCACACGCCCGGGGCGTGCAGCCTCTACAGCCCCGAGCTGGGCACGGTCTTCAGCGGCGACACCCTCTTCGAGGGCGGGCCGGGGGCGACCGGGCGCTCGTTCAGCGACTTCCCGACGATCATCGCCTCGATCACCGACAAGCTGCTGACGCTTCCCGAGGAGACGGTCGTGCGGACCGGCCACGGCGGCAGCACCACGATCGGCACGGAGAAGCCGCACCGCCAGGAGTGGATCGACCGCGGCCACTGA
- a CDS encoding S-(hydroxymethyl)mycothiol dehydrogenase, with amino-acid sequence MSQIVKGVIARSKGADVEVVDIVVPDPGPGEAVVRVEACGVCHTDLHYREGGINDEFPFLLGHEAAGTVEAVGEGVTDVAPGDFVILNWRAVCGHCRACAKGEPWYCFNTHNATQKMTLAEGDPMAGTELSPALGIGAFIEKTLVHAGQCTKVDREASAVAAGLLGCGVMAGFGAAVNTGNVTRGDSVAVIGCGGVGDAAIAGAAIAGATKIIAVDIDDRKLERARDFGATHTVNSSGTDPVQAIQELTGGVGADVVIDAVGRPETYKQAFYARDLAGTVVLVGVPTPDMEITLPLLDVFGRGGALKSSWYGDCLPSRDFPMLIDLYRQGRFDLDGFVTETIGLGDVEAAFDKMHAGEVLRSVVVIDGAGSEEGAA; translated from the coding sequence GTGTCCCAGATCGTCAAGGGTGTCATCGCCCGCAGCAAGGGTGCGGACGTCGAGGTCGTCGACATCGTGGTGCCCGACCCGGGTCCGGGCGAGGCCGTCGTGCGCGTCGAGGCGTGCGGCGTGTGCCACACCGACCTGCACTACCGCGAGGGCGGGATCAACGACGAGTTCCCGTTCCTGCTCGGCCACGAGGCCGCTGGCACCGTGGAGGCCGTCGGCGAGGGCGTGACCGACGTGGCGCCGGGCGACTTCGTCATCCTCAACTGGCGCGCCGTCTGCGGGCACTGCCGCGCGTGCGCCAAGGGCGAGCCCTGGTACTGCTTCAACACCCACAACGCCACCCAGAAGATGACGCTCGCCGAGGGCGACCCGATGGCCGGCACCGAGCTGAGCCCGGCGCTGGGCATCGGCGCGTTCATCGAGAAGACCCTGGTCCACGCCGGTCAGTGCACCAAGGTCGACCGCGAGGCCTCCGCCGTCGCCGCCGGCCTGCTCGGCTGCGGCGTGATGGCCGGCTTCGGCGCGGCCGTCAACACCGGCAACGTCACCCGCGGCGACTCCGTGGCGGTCATCGGCTGCGGCGGCGTCGGTGACGCCGCGATCGCCGGTGCGGCCATCGCGGGGGCGACGAAGATCATCGCCGTCGACATCGACGACCGAAAGCTCGAGCGCGCCCGCGACTTCGGCGCCACCCACACCGTCAACAGCTCGGGCACCGACCCGGTGCAGGCGATCCAGGAGCTCACCGGAGGGGTCGGCGCCGACGTCGTCATCGACGCGGTCGGCCGCCCCGAGACCTACAAGCAGGCGTTCTACGCCCGCGACCTCGCGGGCACGGTCGTCCTCGTCGGCGTGCCCACCCCGGACATGGAGATCACGCTCCCGCTGCTCGACGTCTTCGGTCGCGGCGGCGCGCTGAAGTCGAGCTGGTACGGCGACTGCCTGCCCAGCCGCGACTTCCCGATGCTCATCGACCTCTACCGCCAGGGCCGCTTCGATCTCGACGGCTTCGTCACCGAGACGATCGGGCTCGGCGACGTCGAGGCCGCCTTCGACAAGATGCACGCCGGCGAGGTGCTGCGCTCGGTCGTCGTGATCGACGGCGCCGGCTCGGAGGAGGGGGCGGCATGA
- a CDS encoding AMP-binding protein produces MQPNRSAPTPLTVEPAPTTSALLAGAARRWPERVAMDFLGATTTYAELAAQVDAAARVLADLGVGPGDRVALVLPNCPQHVVAFYATHALGATVAEHNPLAAPEEVRAQLDRHGAKVVVAWEHSVATVAPEGDTLGRTVLAVDLTAAMPRRSRFLLRLPLKAARAQRAVLRASVPETVGSWDGLVAAALKNAPAQPAGARPGPSPEDVAVLLPTGGTTGTPKLVPLTHANLTANVAQGRQWVPGLEEGEETFGSVLPFFHAFGLTLCLTFAVSMGATQVILPRFDVDLVLAATKRRPLTFLAGVPPMLDRLEAAARERDPDRLRTIRFAISGAMALDPEVAARWEATTGGLVIEGYGMTESSPVLLGNPFGAERRPGALGLPFPGTEIRIVDPEAVEEDPDAPDVPDGEVGELLARGPQVFGGYLEDPEDSAQVLLPGGWLRTGDLVRRDPEDGFVVLADRRKELIVSGGFNVYPSQVEDAVREMPGVVDVAVVGLPDSSLGERAVAALVLEPGATVELEALRTWLYGKVSRYALPNAVHVLEELPRSQLGKVLRRHVREHLLERGRGGNVGGGEAGAGAEPTGAGVETTTEATDEH; encoded by the coding sequence GTGCAGCCGAACCGTTCCGCACCGACGCCCCTGACCGTGGAGCCCGCCCCGACCACCTCGGCGCTGCTGGCCGGGGCCGCCCGCCGCTGGCCCGAGCGGGTCGCCATGGACTTCCTCGGCGCGACCACGACCTACGCGGAGCTGGCGGCCCAGGTCGACGCCGCCGCCCGCGTGCTCGCCGACCTCGGCGTCGGCCCCGGCGACCGGGTCGCCCTCGTGCTGCCCAACTGCCCGCAGCACGTCGTCGCCTTCTACGCCACGCACGCGCTCGGGGCAACCGTCGCCGAGCACAACCCGCTGGCGGCCCCCGAGGAGGTGCGCGCCCAGCTCGACCGGCACGGGGCGAAGGTCGTCGTCGCGTGGGAGCACTCCGTGGCCACGGTCGCCCCGGAGGGCGACACCCTCGGGCGGACCGTGCTGGCGGTCGACCTCACCGCGGCGATGCCGCGCCGCAGCCGCTTCCTGCTCCGTCTGCCGCTCAAGGCGGCCCGGGCGCAGCGGGCCGTGCTACGGGCATCGGTGCCCGAGACGGTCGGCTCGTGGGACGGCCTCGTGGCCGCGGCCCTGAAGAACGCGCCGGCGCAGCCCGCGGGCGCGCGGCCGGGACCGTCGCCCGAGGACGTGGCGGTCCTGCTGCCGACCGGCGGCACGACCGGCACCCCCAAGCTGGTGCCGCTCACCCACGCCAACCTCACCGCCAACGTCGCTCAGGGCCGCCAGTGGGTGCCCGGCCTGGAGGAGGGCGAGGAGACCTTCGGCTCGGTGCTGCCCTTCTTCCACGCCTTCGGCCTGACGCTGTGCCTGACCTTCGCCGTGTCGATGGGCGCGACGCAGGTGATCCTGCCCCGCTTCGACGTCGACCTGGTGCTCGCGGCGACCAAGCGGCGGCCCCTGACCTTCCTCGCCGGGGTGCCGCCGATGCTCGACCGGCTGGAGGCCGCGGCCCGCGAGCGCGACCCCGACCGGCTGCGCACCATCCGCTTCGCCATCTCCGGAGCGATGGCCCTCGACCCCGAGGTCGCCGCCCGCTGGGAGGCGACCACCGGAGGCCTGGTCATCGAGGGCTACGGCATGACCGAGTCCTCGCCGGTGCTGCTGGGCAATCCCTTCGGCGCCGAGCGCCGGCCCGGTGCCCTCGGACTGCCGTTCCCCGGCACCGAGATCCGCATCGTCGACCCCGAGGCCGTCGAGGAGGATCCCGACGCCCCGGACGTGCCCGACGGCGAGGTCGGCGAGCTGCTGGCCCGCGGCCCGCAGGTCTTCGGCGGCTACCTCGAGGACCCGGAGGATTCGGCCCAGGTGCTGCTGCCCGGCGGGTGGCTGCGCACCGGTGACCTGGTGCGGCGCGACCCGGAGGACGGCTTCGTCGTGCTCGCCGACCGCCGCAAGGAGCTCATCGTCTCCGGCGGCTTCAACGTCTACCCCTCGCAGGTCGAGGACGCCGTGCGGGAGATGCCCGGTGTCGTCGACGTCGCGGTCGTGGGCCTGCCCGACAGCTCGCTCGGAGAGCGGGCCGTCGCGGCGCTGGTGCTCGAGCCCGGCGCGACCGTCGAGCTCGAGGCGCTGCGGACCTGGCTGTACGGCAAGGTGTCGCGCTACGCCCTCCCCAACGCCGTGCACGTGCTCGAGGAGCTGCCCCGCAGCCAGCTCGGCAAGGTGCTGCGCCGCCACGTGCGCGAGCACCTGCTCGAGCGGGGGCGCGGTGGCAACGTCGGCGGCGGTGAGGCCGGTGCGGGCGCCGAGCCCACCGGGGCGGGCGTCGAGACCACCACCGAAGCCACCGACGAGCACTGA
- the ispF gene encoding 2-C-methyl-D-erythritol 2,4-cyclodiphosphate synthase, translated as MTLPRTGIGIDVHAWAPEGDDRTLWLGCVSWPGERGILGHSDGDVAAHAACNALLSAAGLGDLGAIFGTDRPELAGASGAQLLGHVRSLLDADGWTIGNVALQVVARRPRIGPRRAEMEAAMSAALGGAAVSLAAATTDGLGFVGRTEGLAGFATALVARV; from the coding sequence ATGACCCTGCCCCGCACCGGCATCGGGATCGACGTCCACGCCTGGGCGCCCGAGGGCGACGACCGGACCCTCTGGCTCGGCTGCGTGTCCTGGCCGGGGGAGCGCGGCATTCTCGGGCACAGCGACGGCGACGTCGCGGCCCACGCCGCCTGCAACGCCCTGCTCTCCGCCGCCGGCCTCGGCGACCTCGGCGCGATCTTCGGCACCGACCGTCCCGAGCTCGCCGGCGCCTCCGGCGCGCAGCTGCTCGGCCACGTGCGCAGCCTCCTCGACGCAGACGGCTGGACCATCGGCAACGTCGCGCTCCAGGTCGTGGCCCGCCGCCCCCGCATCGGGCCGCGCCGCGCCGAGATGGAGGCGGCGATGTCCGCCGCGTTGGGCGGGGCGGCCGTGTCCCTCGCCGCGGCCACCACCGACGGCCTCGGCTTCGTGGGCCGGACCGAGGGCCTCGCGGGCTTCGCCACCGCGCTCGTCGCGAGGGTGTAG
- the ispD gene encoding 2-C-methyl-D-erythritol 4-phosphate cytidylyltransferase, which translates to MAAGRGTRLGVGRPKALVPLGAAPHGEPVVVHALRGALRCHSITHAVVVAPPDAEGMAQLAAALEVALPGAGSGAVEVEGRDPVPLTVVPGGAERADSVALGLRALPPEVDVVLVHDAARALTPVEVFDRVVAAVRAGSPAVTPALPVTDTVKEVGPGPSDGVETVVATLDRSRLRAVQTPQGFDRATLERAHAAAPAAALATDDCSLVEAAGGAVSVVPGSPRAMKVTTPADLTVAAAWLAEEEGSAGRDAGVSTAAGAGGSGAAAPALVVLTGHPAVGKTTISRALCRRLGAVHLRVDTVEQGLMRGGLPEDQLFAQGYGACWTLAADQLAVGLTVVADMVNGVPEAREEWERVASEAGARLVRVVVTCSDPEEHRRRVEGRAADIPGHRLPDWEETRTRFVAPWPEAEMRVDTATDSVDDAVRRIEEALR; encoded by the coding sequence GTGGCCGCCGGTCGTGGCACCCGCCTGGGTGTCGGCCGTCCCAAGGCCCTCGTGCCGCTGGGTGCGGCCCCGCACGGGGAGCCGGTCGTCGTGCACGCCCTGCGTGGCGCGCTGCGCTGCCACTCCATCACCCACGCCGTCGTGGTCGCCCCGCCCGACGCGGAGGGTATGGCGCAGCTCGCCGCGGCCCTGGAGGTCGCCCTTCCCGGGGCCGGCTCGGGCGCCGTCGAGGTCGAGGGTCGCGACCCGGTGCCGCTGACCGTGGTGCCCGGCGGCGCGGAGCGCGCCGACTCGGTCGCCCTCGGGCTGCGCGCCCTACCCCCCGAGGTGGACGTCGTCCTCGTGCACGACGCGGCCCGCGCGCTCACGCCCGTCGAGGTCTTCGACCGCGTGGTGGCCGCCGTCCGGGCGGGCTCGCCCGCGGTCACGCCCGCGCTGCCCGTCACCGACACCGTCAAGGAGGTCGGGCCGGGTCCGTCCGACGGGGTCGAGACGGTCGTGGCCACCCTGGACCGGTCCCGACTCCGAGCCGTGCAGACGCCGCAGGGCTTCGACCGGGCGACCCTTGAGCGGGCGCACGCAGCCGCGCCGGCTGCGGCCCTGGCCACCGACGACTGCAGCCTGGTCGAGGCCGCGGGAGGTGCGGTGTCCGTCGTGCCCGGCTCCCCGCGCGCCATGAAGGTGACGACCCCGGCCGACCTCACGGTCGCCGCGGCGTGGCTCGCCGAGGAGGAGGGCTCTGCTGGCCGGGACGCAGGGGTCTCGACCGCCGCGGGGGCAGGGGGCTCTGGTGCTGCGGCACCCGCGCTGGTCGTGCTCACCGGGCACCCCGCGGTCGGCAAGACCACGATCTCCCGCGCCCTCTGCCGCCGCCTCGGCGCCGTGCACCTCCGGGTCGACACCGTCGAGCAGGGGCTCATGCGCGGCGGGCTGCCCGAGGACCAGCTGTTCGCCCAGGGCTACGGCGCCTGCTGGACGCTGGCCGCCGACCAGCTGGCGGTCGGGCTGACGGTGGTCGCCGACATGGTCAACGGCGTGCCCGAGGCCCGCGAGGAGTGGGAGCGGGTCGCGTCCGAGGCCGGCGCCCGACTGGTCCGGGTCGTCGTGACCTGCTCGGACCCCGAGGAGCACCGCCGCCGCGTCGAGGGTCGCGCCGCCGACATCCCCGGGCACCGGCTGCCCGACTGGGAGGAGACCCGCACCCGCTTCGTCGCGCCCTGGCCCGAGGCCGAGATGCGCGTCGACACCGCCACGGACAGCGTCGACGACGCCGTCCGACGCATCGAGGAGGCCCTGCGATGA
- a CDS encoding CarD family transcriptional regulator, whose protein sequence is MTFKVGETVVYPHHGAALIEEMKTRTIKGEEKLYLKLKVAQGDLTIEVPAENCDLVGVRDVVGKEGLDKVFSVLRAEHTEEPTNWSRRYKANLEKLASGDVIKVAEVVRDLWRRDKDRGLSTGEKRLLSKARQILVSELALAEKTNEDTAEATLDEVLAS, encoded by the coding sequence ATGACGTTCAAGGTCGGCGAGACGGTCGTGTACCCGCATCACGGAGCCGCTCTCATCGAAGAGATGAAGACACGCACCATCAAGGGCGAGGAGAAGCTCTACCTGAAGCTCAAGGTGGCCCAGGGCGATCTCACCATCGAAGTGCCTGCGGAGAACTGCGACCTCGTCGGTGTTCGTGACGTCGTCGGCAAGGAGGGCCTGGACAAGGTCTTCTCCGTGCTGCGCGCCGAGCACACCGAGGAGCCGACCAACTGGTCGCGCCGCTACAAGGCCAACCTCGAGAAGCTCGCCTCGGGCGACGTGATCAAGGTCGCCGAGGTCGTCCGCGACCTCTGGCGCCGTGACAAGGACCGTGGCCTGTCCACGGGCGAGAAGCGGCTGCTGAGCAAGGCGCGTCAGATCCTGGTCTCCGAGCTCGCGCTCGCCGAGAAGACCAACGAGGACACCGCCGAGGCCACCCTCGACGAGGTCCTCGCCTCCTGA
- the phoU gene encoding phosphate signaling complex protein PhoU, with product MRSLFHEELEFISDQLVQMSRLAAEALERATRSLMEADLALAEQVITDDEQIDALRRDLENRAIDVLARQQPVATDLRQLVTALRMSSDLERSGDLARHVAKLARMRYPHVAVPEDLRPVILEMSELATQMIVRAGEVVAAHDPSGAAELQSRDDVMDRLHREVFRLLLDEGTTRPTREAVDMTLLGRYYERFADHAVSVAIRVVFLVTGSWHDEQVPLSDAGRLHRAEP from the coding sequence GTGCGCAGTCTCTTCCACGAGGAGCTGGAGTTCATCTCCGACCAGCTGGTGCAGATGAGCCGGCTCGCGGCGGAGGCCCTGGAGCGGGCCACGAGGTCGCTCATGGAGGCCGACCTCGCCCTCGCCGAGCAGGTCATCACCGACGACGAGCAGATCGACGCGCTGCGGCGCGACCTGGAGAACCGCGCGATCGACGTGCTGGCCCGCCAGCAGCCGGTCGCCACCGACCTGCGACAGCTCGTCACGGCGCTGCGGATGAGCTCGGACCTGGAGCGCAGCGGCGACCTCGCACGGCACGTCGCCAAGCTCGCCCGCATGCGCTACCCGCACGTCGCGGTCCCCGAGGACCTGCGCCCGGTCATCCTCGAGATGTCCGAGCTGGCGACCCAGATGATCGTCCGCGCCGGCGAGGTCGTCGCCGCCCACGACCCGAGCGGGGCCGCCGAGCTGCAGTCGCGCGACGACGTCATGGACCGGTTGCACCGCGAGGTCTTCCGCCTGCTGCTCGACGAGGGCACGACCCGGCCGACCCGCGAGGCCGTCGACATGACGCTGCTCGGCCGCTACTACGAGCGCTTCGCCGACCACGCCGTCTCGGTCGCGATCCGGGTGGTCTTTCTCGTCACCGGCAGCTGGCACGACGAGCAGGTGCCGCTCTCCGACGCCGGCCGGCTGCACCGCGCCGAGCCCTGA